The Radiobacillus deserti genomic interval TGTATATAATATTGACTTCGAGACATGCTTTTGAATAAATGCCATGGTAAGACGAATCTTATCATTTGCCTCCGAAACCCCAATATAAAAATCTCCTTCTCGGAACAAAGTTGTCCACTTACTTAAGTAATCCTGTACCCGTTCGGTTTCATTTTGTTCAATCCATAAAGGGAGACTCGTATTTTCCCAAGGCAATATACCAATAACGTGATCAGTGTATCTATTTAAATCTGAAAAAGGAATATCTGTCTGCTTGTTAAGCTGAATGGTACTGCTTAACGCTATCAATTGTTCATACCCCATATTATTTTTGGCTAACAAAATACAAGGTACACTCGTCTCTTCATAGCGTACAAATACCACCATGCCAATGATAGGTTTAATGCCTGCCTTTTGACATGCTCGATAAAAAGGAATAACACCATGTAATACCATTTCATCCGTTATAGCGAGTGCTGTATATCCTTTATCTACTGCTGATTGGACAAGATGCTGAATTGAAATTGTACTCTTCAGTAAACTGTAACCTGTTCGTATTTGTAAATGTGTAAACTCCATTTCTTCTCCCGCCTTTTCTATAGCTTTATTATATCTAAATCGAAGACCTGTTGAAACGAATAACATAACTTGTACAACGAATTCATAAAATGGAGTAGGCATTGCCTGCATGATTTAGACATGCGGAACGACACATATTTTGTATAAAGGGTGAACAACTATGGAGGAAGAACGTTTTATTTCATCCATCATTCATTGTTATTTTATTGCTTTAGGTGTCATTATGGGTGGAACATTCATTGGAAGTATCGGAGCTTTCGCTACCGGTGAACCTCCGTTAACCGTGATGCGTCGAATCGCCAAAGGATTACGCATTTGGGCAATTGTTGCTGCAATTGGCGGAACGTTTGATGCCATCTCCAACTTTGAACGTGGTATTTATGAAGGTTCCACTATAGATGTAGTGAAACAAGTTCTTCTTATCGTGTTCGCTATGGCCGGGGTTCAGACTGCATTATTAATTATAGAGTGGTTTACACAGGAGAGTGTGGATTAATGCATTTCCCACATTTATTTAAAAAAGAAAGCTGGCAACGTTTTTTAGCAGGTTGTTTTGTCGGAGCTATTCTTTCCTTTATCATATTTTTATACATGCACGGTCGCCTTTACGAACAATGGGCGACGGACAATCTGAAGCTTCAGGAACAGATTTCTAACCTTGAATTAAAAATAAAATCCTTGTCCCAACAAAAATCTGAGCTTGATGAACAAGCTCAGGAACAGATGATTGTGCAAGAAATTGAAATCATCCTTGTGAATCAAGAGACATTAAAGCTTGATCGACTATTAGAACATCAGACGAAACAATATATAAAAGAACAAATAAGTGACGTTTTAGGCAAAAAAGTAAGCACTATTGCCTCTAATGGAAACCTACTGAAAGCGGCTATTCAAAACAAGCAATATACGATTGATGATATGAAGTTTACTGTATCCGTCAAGATGTTAACCATTGCACCAGTTGTTCGAGTCGAAGTAGAACTAGAACTAAAGAACTAACACGTGACAATTGTATGAAATTTTCTGAATTATATAGCAAAAAAGCGCTTCCTCACATATAATTAAGGTAGAAATCATTTGTAAAGGAGTGACTACCATGTTCATTATTCACACACGTCGTCTAGTTGATGAACAGATGGATCGTTTAGCCAATGGTTACTCAGCGTATGCAGAAACAAATGAACTTACTCGCCTTATGCAAAGAGAAATTAATAAACGGAACTTACCTGTCATTTTAGATCAAACCGAAAGTGGCTGCTGGTTCATTCCAGAAAAACCAGCACAAACTCATTAGACCTTCCAATGAAGGTCATTTTTATGGAAACGAAAAACAACTTGGCGTACCATGACCAAGTTGTCGTTTCTTATTTATGATGTACTTTACAGGCTTCCTCTAAATCCGCAATAACCTGATCCATTTCTTCCCATTTAGAAATAGAAGCTCCAGATGCCAGTGGATGGCCACCGCCATTGTATTTTGCGGCAATTTCATTAATAACTGGACCTTTGGATCGAAGCCGAACTCGTATCAAATCTTCTTCTTCTACAAAAAATGCCCAAGCTAGTATGCCTTCCACATCACCTAAGATGCCAACTAGCTGGCTTGTTTCCATTGCAGAAATTCCGAACTTTTCTAATGTTTCTTGATCAATTTTAATTGCGCATAGCCCCGATTCTGAGATTTCAATATGCTGCAAAATATACCCTTTAAAACGGGCAACATGTTCTGGCGTTGTGTATATGCCATCATATAAAGCAGAACGATCAAAGTCATATGTAACGAGCTCCGCAGCATATCGGAACGTTTTAGAAGTCGTACTT includes:
- a CDS encoding YtrH family sporulation protein, producing the protein MEEERFISSIIHCYFIALGVIMGGTFIGSIGAFATGEPPLTVMRRIAKGLRIWAIVAAIGGTFDAISNFERGIYEGSTIDVVKQVLLIVFAMAGVQTALLIIEWFTQESVD
- the ytrI gene encoding sporulation membrane protein YtrI; its protein translation is MHFPHLFKKESWQRFLAGCFVGAILSFIIFLYMHGRLYEQWATDNLKLQEQISNLELKIKSLSQQKSELDEQAQEQMIVQEIEIILVNQETLKLDRLLEHQTKQYIKEQISDVLGKKVSTIASNGNLLKAAIQNKQYTIDDMKFTVSVKMLTIAPVVRVEVELELKN